From Corynebacterium sp. BD556, the proteins below share one genomic window:
- a CDS encoding AAA family ATPase, producing the protein MHTPGFYALVGPNAAGKTHYLKTLFGPGAAFVPASADAQFLGYTVRDHIAWAGEAKPLNQIELDFPDTSPIHELSVGQRRSLTIAVALAADEPLLLLDEPFDGLDINTRTRLRDLLIDHIAANPNRTIIMASHRAEDLAGLAEYAIRVNEHEVTEPIKLDDARSSFPIISGEQGDVDKLIRGREVISTSTLGSRMRAHMAEPLDTPDTVTVTYPDDTHLINLIASRKV; encoded by the coding sequence ATGCACACCCCCGGCTTCTACGCCCTAGTCGGCCCCAACGCGGCCGGCAAAACGCACTACCTCAAGACCCTCTTCGGCCCCGGCGCCGCCTTCGTCCCCGCCAGCGCCGACGCACAATTCCTCGGCTACACCGTACGCGATCACATCGCCTGGGCCGGAGAAGCAAAACCCCTCAACCAGATCGAACTAGACTTTCCCGACACCTCCCCAATCCACGAACTCTCCGTCGGCCAGCGCCGCAGCCTCACTATCGCAGTGGCACTCGCCGCCGACGAACCACTACTGCTTCTCGACGAACCCTTCGACGGCCTCGACATCAACACCCGCACCCGACTGCGCGACCTGCTCATCGACCACATTGCCGCCAACCCAAACCGCACCATCATCATGGCCTCACACCGCGCCGAAGACCTCGCAGGACTCGCCGAGTATGCAATCCGCGTCAACGAACACGAAGTGACAGAACCAATCAAGCTTGACGACGCCCGCTCCTCCTTCCCCATCATCAGCGGTGAACAAGGCGACGTCGACAAGCTCATCCGCGGCCGCGAAGTGATATCAACCTCAACCCTCGGCTCCCGTATGCGCGCCCACATGGCCGAACCCCTCGACACCCCCGACACCGTCACGGTGACCTACCCCGACGACACCCACCTAATCAACCTGATCGCATCCCGAAAGGTCTAA
- a CDS encoding GntR family transcriptional regulator, translated as MSGKPIYERIADELQDLIASGELAAGQRVPSTNELSHFHSVNPTTSAKALTTLLQAGLVEKRRGLGMFVLPGAREQVLAQRRAAFTSNFLSPLLREAEQLGITTQELTDMITKGNK; from the coding sequence ATGAGTGGTAAACCCATATACGAAAGGATCGCGGATGAGCTCCAAGACCTCATCGCCTCAGGCGAACTAGCCGCGGGCCAACGCGTCCCCTCAACCAACGAACTCTCCCACTTTCACTCCGTCAACCCAACCACCTCCGCCAAAGCCCTCACCACACTTCTGCAGGCAGGCCTAGTAGAAAAACGCCGCGGGCTAGGCATGTTCGTCCTCCCAGGCGCCCGCGAGCAAGTCCTCGCTCAACGCCGCGCAGCCTTCACCAGCAACTTCCTCTCACCCCTGCTACGCGAAGCAGAACAACTCGGCATAACCACCCAAGAACTCACCGACATGATCACGAAGGGAAACAAATAA
- the trpS gene encoding tryptophan--tRNA ligase — protein MTDKQRVLSGIQPTADSYHLGNYLGALKQWIDLQDGYDAFYFIPDLHAITVDQDPKELRERTLKGCAQLIALGIDPAKSTLFVQSHVPEHAELTWVLQCLTGFGEASRMTQFKDKSLKHGQDRTSVGLFTYPVLMAADILLYSPHVVPVGEDQRQHLELTRTLAERFNSRYGNTFIVPEGMIPEGSSKIQDLQEPTAKMSKSGANPKGIINLLDDPKTSAKRIKSAVTDNDGVIAFDKEHKPGVSNLLVIQSALTGKTVEALVAGYEGQGYGALKADTAEALEAFTTPLRARYDELMSDLGELESILAAGAQRAREVAAPLLADVYERVGFLPARRR, from the coding sequence ATGACTGACAAGCAGCGCGTTCTCTCCGGCATCCAACCCACCGCGGACTCCTACCACCTAGGCAACTACCTTGGCGCCCTCAAACAGTGGATCGACCTGCAGGACGGCTACGACGCTTTTTACTTCATTCCAGATCTCCATGCGATCACCGTGGATCAAGACCCGAAAGAGTTACGCGAACGTACCCTGAAAGGTTGCGCCCAGCTCATCGCCTTGGGCATCGACCCTGCAAAATCCACTCTGTTTGTCCAGTCGCACGTCCCCGAGCACGCCGAGTTGACCTGGGTGCTGCAGTGCCTCACCGGCTTTGGAGAGGCCTCGCGCATGACTCAGTTCAAGGACAAGTCCCTCAAGCACGGACAAGACCGCACCTCTGTCGGCCTCTTTACTTACCCGGTGCTTATGGCCGCCGACATCTTGCTTTACTCCCCGCACGTCGTTCCGGTCGGTGAGGACCAGCGCCAGCACCTCGAGCTGACTCGCACTTTGGCTGAGCGTTTCAACTCGCGCTACGGAAATACCTTTATCGTCCCTGAGGGGATGATCCCGGAGGGGTCCTCCAAGATCCAAGACTTGCAGGAACCGACCGCGAAGATGAGCAAGTCGGGTGCGAATCCGAAGGGCATCATCAACCTTCTCGACGACCCAAAGACCTCCGCCAAGCGCATCAAATCTGCCGTGACCGACAATGATGGCGTGATCGCCTTTGATAAGGAACATAAGCCGGGTGTTTCCAACCTTTTGGTTATTCAGTCGGCGCTTACCGGCAAAACCGTCGAGGCACTTGTCGCCGGTTACGAGGGGCAAGGTTATGGCGCGTTGAAAGCTGACACTGCCGAAGCCCTTGAGGCTTTCACAACGCCACTGCGTGCCCGTTACGACGAGCTGATGAGCGACCTCGGTGAGCTTGAGAGCATCCTCGCCGCCGGTGCGCAACGCGCCCGTGAAGTTGCGGCGCCGCTGCTTGCCGACGTCTACGAGCGCGTCGGTTTTCTGCCCGCCCGCCGCCGCTAA